Proteins from a single region of Undibacterium sp. KW1:
- a CDS encoding PLP-dependent aminotransferase family protein: protein MQTLPLYRQLADHYLNAIRCGTLKLGDRMPSVRKLMHVHGVSLSTALQLCRQLETEGWLEARPRSGYFVRQPRRVRLIPAQEPTIGKIIDPAQFVGIHEKVSEIIAQGQRQVKCNLARATGGPALYPHQQLRSLTVSTLRRYPELLTKAISPGGNRELKAALAKRALDSGISTSADQVIITNGCIEALNLALRAVAQAGDVIAVESPTFYGLLQVLESLGMKALEIPTSPSTGISVEALELAMQTYDNIKAVVVVPHLQNPLGSMMPDQHKQKLVALCEKQGIPLIEDDSYSALADGDKIPTALKQWDHSGNVIYCASVHKILAPGMRVGWILAGRWQERVNMLKYAHTRYNEELSQIVTATFLLSSAYDRHLRKLRSNLAVQREKMAEAIATYFPEGTRVTMPAGGVSLWVEMPTGTSSRAVFDAALEESILVSPGLMYSNSNRFDHFLRLNCGMPYTQDLDDAMRLLGRIIQHQATHSSASRQHIAA from the coding sequence ATGCAAACCCTACCTCTCTACAGGCAACTGGCCGACCATTATCTGAATGCCATCCGTTGTGGCACGCTCAAGCTCGGTGACCGCATGCCTTCGGTGCGCAAACTCATGCATGTACATGGTGTCAGTCTATCGACGGCCTTGCAGCTCTGTCGCCAGCTGGAAACCGAGGGCTGGCTGGAAGCGCGCCCGCGTTCCGGTTATTTTGTGCGGCAACCACGCCGTGTGCGCCTGATACCGGCGCAGGAGCCAACGATAGGCAAGATCATCGACCCGGCACAATTTGTCGGTATTCATGAAAAAGTGTCTGAAATCATCGCCCAGGGCCAGCGCCAGGTGAAATGCAATCTGGCGCGGGCAACTGGCGGCCCTGCTCTGTACCCGCACCAGCAATTGCGCAGCCTGACCGTCAGCACCTTGCGCCGTTATCCTGAATTGCTGACCAAGGCGATATCGCCGGGTGGCAACCGTGAACTCAAGGCAGCGCTGGCCAAACGTGCGCTTGATTCTGGCATCAGCACCTCGGCTGACCAAGTCATCATCACCAATGGCTGTATCGAAGCCCTGAACCTGGCCTTGCGTGCGGTGGCGCAAGCGGGCGATGTCATCGCCGTCGAATCGCCAACTTTCTATGGCCTATTGCAGGTGCTGGAAAGCCTGGGCATGAAGGCGCTGGAAATACCGACAAGCCCAAGCACCGGCATTTCTGTCGAAGCGCTGGAGCTGGCCATGCAGACCTATGACAATATCAAGGCGGTCGTGGTGGTACCGCATTTGCAAAATCCGCTGGGCAGCATGATGCCTGACCAGCACAAGCAAAAACTGGTGGCACTGTGCGAAAAGCAAGGCATACCGCTGATAGAAGATGACTCATACAGCGCCCTCGCCGATGGCGACAAGATACCAACTGCACTCAAGCAATGGGACCATAGCGGCAACGTAATTTACTGCGCATCAGTACACAAGATACTTGCTCCCGGCATGCGCGTAGGCTGGATACTGGCAGGCCGCTGGCAAGAACGCGTGAACATGCTGAAGTATGCACACACCCGTTATAACGAAGAATTGTCACAGATAGTCACAGCAACTTTTTTGCTGTCATCAGCTTATGACAGGCACCTGCGGAAACTACGTAGCAACCTCGCCGTGCAAAGAGAAAAAATGGCTGAAGCAATTGCCACTTACTTCCCGGAAGGCACGCGCGTGACCATGCCGGCAGGTGGTGTTTCCTTGTGGGTGGAGATGCCAACAGGCACCTCATCGCGCGCTGTTTTTGATGCTGCGCTAGAGGAGAGTATCCTGGTTTCGCCAGGTTTGATGTATTCCAATTCAAATCGTTTTGATCATTTTTTGCGTCTCAATTGCGGCATGCCATATACCCAGGATCTGGATGATGCGATGCGTTTATTAGGTCGCATTATTCAACATCAGGCAACGCATTCTTCTGCATCAAGACAACATATTGCTGCATAA
- a CDS encoding dicarboxylate/amino acid:cation symporter: MKAQAFYKSLYFQVITAIILGVMLGHFYPESGAAMKPLGDGFIKLIKMMIAPIIFCTVVVGIAGMEDMKKVGKTGGMALLYFEVVSTLALIIGLIIVNLVQPGAGMHIDVHTLDTKGIAAFAGPGKMQTTTEFLMAIIPTTFTDAFAKGEILQVLLISIFFGFALHRFGGRGTLVFDLVEKFSHVLFVIVGYIMKVAPIGAFGAMAFTIGKYGVGSLVQLGFLMATFYATCLIFIFGVLGAIAKVHGFSIWKFVKYIKEELLIVLGTSSSESVLPRMMAKLENLGVKKSVVGLVIPTGYSFNLDGTSIYLTMAAVFIAQATDTPMTLMQQVTLLAVLLLTSKGAAGITGSGFIVLAATLSAVGGVPVAGLALILGIDRFMSEARALTNLIGNGVATVVVAKWGNDVDTVKMQRRLNNETVEEAEDPELLMDTASMHTAVR; encoded by the coding sequence ATGAAAGCTCAAGCCTTCTACAAATCCCTGTATTTTCAAGTCATCACCGCCATCATTCTGGGTGTGATGCTTGGCCATTTTTATCCTGAATCCGGCGCTGCCATGAAGCCTCTTGGTGACGGTTTCATCAAGCTCATCAAGATGATGATAGCCCCGATTATTTTCTGTACCGTAGTCGTCGGTATCGCCGGCATGGAAGATATGAAAAAAGTCGGCAAGACCGGTGGCATGGCACTGCTGTATTTTGAAGTTGTCAGCACCCTGGCACTGATCATCGGCCTCATCATCGTCAATCTCGTGCAACCTGGTGCTGGCATGCATATCGATGTGCATACGCTCGATACCAAGGGCATCGCTGCCTTTGCCGGTCCTGGCAAAATGCAGACCACGACAGAATTTTTGATGGCCATCATCCCTACTACGTTCACCGATGCTTTTGCCAAGGGTGAGATACTGCAGGTTTTGCTGATCTCTATCTTCTTTGGCTTTGCCCTGCATCGTTTTGGTGGTCGCGGCACGCTGGTATTTGACCTGGTCGAAAAGTTCTCGCACGTGCTGTTTGTCATCGTTGGCTACATCATGAAAGTTGCTCCCATCGGTGCCTTTGGCGCGATGGCTTTCACGATAGGTAAATATGGTGTCGGCTCGCTGGTGCAACTCGGCTTCCTGATGGCGACTTTCTACGCAACCTGCCTGATTTTCATCTTCGGGGTACTTGGTGCTATCGCTAAAGTACATGGTTTCAGCATCTGGAAATTCGTCAAATACATCAAGGAAGAATTACTCATCGTTCTCGGTACTTCTTCTTCAGAATCAGTGTTGCCACGCATGATGGCCAAGCTGGAAAACCTGGGTGTGAAAAAATCCGTGGTTGGCTTGGTGATCCCTACCGGTTACTCTTTCAATCTGGACGGCACGTCTATCTACCTGACCATGGCTGCGGTGTTCATCGCCCAGGCCACAGACACACCGATGACCCTGATGCAGCAAGTCACTTTGCTGGCAGTCCTGTTGCTGACATCCAAAGGCGCGGCAGGTATCACGGGCAGTGGTTTCATCGTACTGGCAGCGACATTGTCTGCGGTTGGCGGCGTACCGGTTGCTGGCCTGGCGCTGATACTCGGCATAGACCGCTTCATGTCTGAAGCACGTGCACTGACGAACCTGATCGGCAACGGTGTCGCCACTGTCGTGGTCGCAAAATGGGGTAATGATGTGGATACCGTCAAGATGCAAAGACGTTTGAATAATGAGACCGTGGAAGAGGCAGAAGACCCAGAACTCTTGATGGATACGGCATCCATGCATACAGCAGTGCGTTAA
- a CDS encoding MFS transporter, whose protein sequence is MTSSEQADAAKPLPTNVRFVLITVFLDILGIGLIIPVLPRLVASYTLQADSQAYWYGAIVAIYGVMQFIFAPMIGALSDRYGRRPVLLICVFGLGLNFLLLTQVTTIYWMLLVRAIGGVTAGNLSVANAYIADVSSPENRAKALGKIGAMFGLGFICGPVIGGLLGEAHIHYPFYLAAAVSLGNVVYGYFSLPESLPADHRKDFHISAANPFAGLRGLAHLRGVGALVWVYALTMFAQFTLQTTWVLSTELRFGWTPMQNGFSLFMVGVSSVLMQGVFLGSYIKRVGDANAVLIGLASSTLALTCYGLANQGWMMYVLILCNVLAFAAGPALQGFFSRAVDARSQGLAMGSLTALASIMSVFATLIGTSIVGQVSHFPKGSILLGHLSFWRRPYS, encoded by the coding sequence ATGACAAGTTCTGAACAGGCAGATGCTGCCAAGCCGCTGCCGACCAATGTACGTTTTGTATTGATCACGGTATTCCTCGACATCCTTGGCATAGGTCTCATCATCCCGGTCTTGCCACGGCTGGTGGCGAGTTATACCTTGCAGGCAGACAGCCAGGCTTACTGGTATGGCGCGATAGTCGCCATTTATGGCGTCATGCAATTCATCTTTGCACCGATGATAGGCGCACTTAGTGACCGTTATGGCCGCCGCCCGGTCTTGCTGATATGTGTATTTGGCCTGGGCCTGAATTTCCTCTTGCTGACCCAGGTCACGACTATTTACTGGATGCTGCTGGTGCGTGCTATCGGTGGCGTTACCGCAGGTAATTTATCCGTGGCAAATGCCTATATCGCTGATGTCTCCAGCCCGGAAAACCGTGCCAAGGCGCTGGGCAAGATAGGCGCCATGTTTGGCCTGGGTTTTATCTGTGGCCCCGTCATTGGCGGCTTGCTGGGTGAGGCGCATATCCATTACCCGTTTTATCTGGCTGCCGCTGTATCGCTGGGCAACGTGGTGTATGGCTATTTTTCGCTGCCAGAATCCCTGCCTGCGGATCACCGCAAGGACTTTCATATTTCTGCCGCCAATCCCTTTGCCGGTTTGCGGGGGCTGGCGCATTTGCGTGGCGTCGGCGCGCTGGTGTGGGTGTATGCCCTGACCATGTTCGCCCAGTTCACGCTGCAAACCACCTGGGTTTTATCAACAGAGTTGCGCTTTGGCTGGACACCCATGCAAAATGGTTTTTCACTGTTCATGGTTGGTGTTTCCAGCGTACTCATGCAGGGCGTTTTCCTGGGATCTTATATCAAGCGGGTGGGGGATGCGAATGCAGTCCTGATAGGCCTGGCCTCATCGACACTGGCACTGACTTGCTATGGCCTGGCGAACCAGGGCTGGATGATGTATGTACTGATACTGTGCAATGTGCTGGCCTTTGCTGCCGGGCCTGCCTTGCAAGGCTTTTTTTCACGTGCCGTCGATGCGCGTTCGCAAGGCCTGGCCATGGGTTCGCTGACAGCGCTGGCCAGTATCATGAGCGTGTTTGCCACGCTGATAGGTACATCCATCGTTGGGCAAGTCAGTCATTTCCCTAAAGGCAGTATCTTGCTGGGGCACCTTTCTTTTTGGCGGCGACCATACAGTTGA
- a CDS encoding hemolysin family protein, translating into MITIKYIRIEAIMALFDHFLIIALLVAISAFFSMSEISLAAARKVKLQILHAEGEQRAGKVLALQQEPGHFFTVVQIALNAVAILGGILGEQALTPYIQKALVAVFGLVSWVETVSFVTSFLFVTSIFILFADLLPKKIAMISPETVAMLVVSPILLCVRLFKPLVWVFNGLANLLLRLFNLPTTRNEQITSDEIYAMFDAGAEAGVVLESEHHMIGNVFELESRTVPSAMSQRDSIVYFTLQDSDVVIRQKIAEHPHTKFLVCDGNIDNVVGYVESKDILKRVLTNQAFTKVQELSIRTALAVPDSLTLSEMLEQFKGTREDFAVIFNEYALVVGVITLNDVLSTLMGNLVHPFLEDQIVQRDANSWLIDGATTIEDVCRALDIDSLPEQGSYETIAGFMMTMLKRIPKRTDFVMLGTYKFEVVDIDHYRIDQLLVVRLDDAADTSKSP; encoded by the coding sequence ATGATTACTATTAAGTACATTCGCATAGAGGCCATTATGGCTTTGTTTGATCATTTCCTTATCATTGCCTTGCTGGTCGCCATCAGCGCCTTTTTTTCCATGTCAGAGATTTCGCTGGCGGCTGCGCGCAAGGTCAAATTGCAGATACTGCATGCCGAGGGCGAGCAACGTGCAGGCAAGGTACTGGCCTTGCAGCAAGAGCCTGGGCATTTTTTCACAGTGGTACAAATCGCCCTGAATGCGGTGGCCATACTAGGCGGTATCCTCGGTGAACAGGCTTTGACGCCGTATATCCAGAAAGCCCTGGTCGCTGTGTTTGGTCTGGTGAGCTGGGTAGAAACAGTCAGCTTCGTGACATCCTTTTTATTCGTGACCTCGATCTTCATTTTGTTTGCTGACCTGCTGCCGAAGAAGATCGCCATGATTTCGCCAGAAACCGTGGCCATGCTGGTCGTCAGCCCCATACTCTTGTGCGTGCGCCTGTTCAAACCCCTGGTCTGGGTCTTCAATGGACTGGCCAACCTGCTCCTGCGGCTGTTCAATTTGCCAACGACACGTAATGAACAAATCACTTCTGATGAAATTTATGCGATGTTTGATGCAGGTGCCGAAGCCGGGGTAGTGCTGGAAAGCGAGCATCACATGATAGGTAATGTGTTCGAGCTGGAAAGCCGCACCGTGCCATCAGCCATGTCGCAACGCGACAGCATCGTGTATTTCACCCTGCAGGACAGCGATGTGGTGATACGCCAGAAGATCGCCGAGCACCCGCATACCAAGTTCCTGGTATGTGATGGCAATATCGACAATGTGGTCGGCTATGTCGAGTCCAAGGATATCTTGAAGCGCGTGCTGACCAACCAGGCATTTACCAAGGTACAGGAGTTGTCGATACGCACAGCCCTGGCCGTGCCTGATTCGCTGACCCTGTCTGAAATGCTGGAGCAATTCAAGGGCACGCGCGAAGACTTTGCCGTCATCTTCAATGAATATGCGCTGGTCGTAGGTGTCATCACCCTCAATGATGTGCTGAGTACTCTGATGGGCAACCTGGTTCACCCTTTCCTCGAAGACCAGATCGTCCAGCGTGATGCCAATTCCTGGCTGATTGACGGTGCGACAACAATCGAGGATGTCTGCCGTGCGCTCGACATCGATAGCTTGCCTGAGCAGGGAAGCTATGAGACCATTGCCGGTTTCATGATGACGATGCTGAAAAGGATACCCAAGCGCACTGATTTTGTCATGCTGGGGACTTACAAGTTCGAAGTCGTCGATATTGACCACTACCGCATAGATCAATTGCTGGTCGTCAGACTCGATGATGCGGCCGATACCAGCAAATCACCATAA
- a CDS encoding Hsp70 family protein produces the protein MSHACGVDFGTSNSTVGWHRPGQPALLALEEDKVTLPSVVFFDVEDDQVSYGRAALGNYLAGHEGRLMRSMKSLLGTSLMDGQTEVQGKAVSFRHLLAQFIRELKVRAEKSAGTQFTQAVMGRPVHFIDDDSKADKLAQDTLEEIARAAGYKEVQFQYEPIAAAFDYESRINKEELVLIADIGGGTSDFSLVRLAPQRAHKIDRKDDILANGGVHIGGTDFDKYLSLNHVMPLLGLGGRLGSQIEVPSSYYFNLATWHTINLTYTQKVWRELQEVYRDINTPELRLRFERLLKLVEERDGHWLAIKSEEAKILLSDQQGIDLPLERLRSKQASPVCHLVLDQQGLQASIAHLTSNIGDTVNTVLNMANLKPEQVDTVFFTGGSSGVRGLRQQIASIVPNATKVEGDLFGSIGSGLGLDAARRFA, from the coding sequence ATGTCGCACGCTTGTGGAGTAGATTTTGGCACCTCGAATTCAACTGTTGGCTGGCACAGGCCGGGCCAGCCTGCGCTGTTAGCGCTGGAAGAGGACAAAGTCACGCTGCCATCGGTAGTATTTTTTGATGTCGAGGATGACCAGGTCAGTTATGGACGGGCGGCACTCGGCAATTACCTGGCTGGCCATGAAGGCCGCCTGATGCGCTCAATGAAGAGCTTGCTGGGCACCAGCCTCATGGATGGCCAGACTGAAGTACAGGGCAAGGCCGTGTCTTTTCGCCATTTGCTGGCGCAATTTATCCGTGAACTCAAAGTACGCGCAGAAAAATCTGCAGGCACACAATTCACCCAGGCTGTCATGGGCCGCCCTGTGCATTTTATCGATGATGACAGCAAGGCCGACAAACTGGCACAAGACACCTTGGAAGAAATTGCCCGTGCTGCCGGTTACAAGGAAGTGCAATTCCAGTATGAACCGATTGCTGCCGCCTTTGATTATGAATCACGCATCAATAAGGAAGAACTGGTACTGATTGCCGACATAGGCGGTGGTACCTCAGACTTTTCACTGGTGCGCCTGGCACCGCAACGTGCTCATAAAATAGACAGGAAAGACGATATCCTCGCCAATGGCGGTGTGCACATAGGTGGTACAGACTTTGACAAATACCTGAGTCTGAACCATGTCATGCCGCTGCTGGGCCTGGGTGGCCGCCTCGGTAGCCAGATCGAAGTACCTTCGAGTTATTATTTCAACCTGGCGACCTGGCACACGATTAACCTGACGTATACCCAAAAAGTCTGGCGTGAATTGCAAGAAGTTTATCGTGATATCAATACGCCGGAATTGCGCCTGCGCTTTGAACGCCTGCTGAAGCTGGTCGAAGAACGCGATGGTCACTGGCTGGCCATCAAGTCAGAAGAAGCCAAGATTTTATTATCAGATCAACAAGGGATAGACTTGCCACTGGAACGTTTGCGCAGCAAACAAGCAAGCCCCGTCTGCCATCTGGTACTGGACCAGCAAGGTTTGCAAGCCTCGATTGCCCACCTGACCAGCAATATCGGTGACACCGTCAATACCGTACTGAACATGGCAAACCTGAAACCGGAACAGGTAGATACTGTGTTTTTCACCGGTGGCTCCAGCGGTGTACGCGGCTTACGCCAGCAAATCGCCAGCATCGTACCGAATGCTACGAAGGTCGAAGGTGATCTTTTTGGCAGCATAGGATCTGGCCTGGGCCTGGATGCCGCCCGCCGCTTTGCATGA
- a CDS encoding EAL domain-containing protein, with protein sequence MSNEQDDDDELFLVEDAEEEAATQQAGRSWKIAIVDDDEDVHRTTCFALQYVHILNRPLEFIHTYSKSETRRVFATESDIAVVLLDVVMETEHAGLELVSFIRDELGWSDTRIILRTGQPGYAPEEEAIRDYDINDYKTKNELTRKKLLTSLTAAVRSYEQIRTIDASRRGLHQIISSSAAFTFEHGIQSFASGVITQIAALCGVPPEGLLCAQGELNELDEEIPETFNVIASAGHYSNLMNCPIDDIHNARVRDALRHVLTNRESLFTDHSMTLYFSGRGNRPLAAFIDLPFSLSEINQHLLEVFCSNLGVCLDNLSLVNQLKNHAYRDQLLKLPNRLKFIEQISATLANELPGQMVALMDIDDFAEINDVLGHHYGDLILKAVADRLREKLGAPIFLARISGDVFGLLGSRELLEPETLKLMFVQPFTIAETAHAVSMSIGMVALEGYIGDGAEPLKDASIALKRTKIHQRGSCTLFTRSMGIEIRERATLMQHLHKAFDAERLFLMYQPQIDLETGKFTGLEALIRWRNDDGVLIPPNDFIPLAEYSGLIISLGAWVLRTACFMMVRLQKAGIAPQRMGVNVSVVQFRQDEFIAIVESALKDTGLQPENLELEITESVTMASAILFESKLASLKKLGIKIAIDDFGTGFSSLSYLDKLPVDRLKIDRAFVNQIDTPEGPRIAELITQLGKKLGLQVIAEGVEHEAHWKTLAAMGCHEGQGFYIGRPMLEENLISWINLRK encoded by the coding sequence ATGTCGAACGAACAAGACGATGATGATGAGCTGTTCCTGGTTGAGGATGCGGAAGAAGAAGCCGCAACTCAGCAAGCTGGGCGCAGCTGGAAAATCGCTATCGTCGATGATGATGAAGACGTACACCGCACCACCTGCTTTGCACTGCAATATGTGCATATCCTGAACCGCCCCCTGGAATTCATCCATACTTACTCCAAGAGTGAAACCCGCAGGGTATTCGCCACTGAAAGCGATATCGCCGTGGTATTGCTTGATGTGGTCATGGAAACCGAGCATGCAGGGCTGGAACTGGTCAGCTTTATCCGCGATGAACTGGGCTGGAGCGATACCCGCATCATCCTGCGTACCGGCCAACCCGGTTATGCGCCGGAAGAAGAAGCCATACGCGACTATGACATCAATGACTATAAAACCAAGAATGAGCTGACCCGCAAAAAGCTGCTGACATCTTTGACGGCAGCCGTACGCTCGTATGAACAGATACGTACCATTGATGCCAGCAGGCGCGGCCTGCATCAGATCATCAGCTCCAGCGCCGCCTTCACTTTCGAGCATGGCATACAGTCCTTTGCCAGCGGCGTGATTACCCAGATCGCCGCCTTGTGTGGCGTACCACCTGAAGGTCTGTTGTGCGCCCAGGGTGAGCTCAATGAGCTTGACGAAGAAATCCCTGAGACCTTCAACGTCATCGCTTCTGCCGGGCATTACAGCAACCTGATGAATTGTCCGATTGATGATATCCACAATGCCCGCGTGCGCGACGCCTTGCGGCATGTGTTGACAAACCGAGAGTCATTATTCACCGATCACAGCATGACGCTGTATTTTTCTGGCCGTGGCAACCGCCCTCTGGCTGCCTTTATCGACTTGCCGTTTTCACTGTCAGAAATCAACCAGCATTTACTCGAAGTATTTTGTTCCAATCTAGGCGTTTGCCTTGATAACCTGAGCCTGGTCAACCAGCTCAAGAACCATGCTTACCGCGACCAGTTGCTGAAATTACCTAACCGCCTGAAGTTCATTGAGCAGATCAGTGCTACCCTGGCCAATGAACTGCCGGGGCAAATGGTGGCGCTCATGGACATTGATGATTTTGCCGAAATCAATGATGTACTCGGTCACCATTATGGCGACCTGATACTCAAGGCCGTGGCCGACAGACTGCGTGAAAAGCTCGGTGCCCCCATCTTCCTGGCGCGCATTTCTGGTGATGTATTTGGTCTGCTCGGCAGCAGGGAATTGCTTGAACCGGAAACCCTGAAGCTGATGTTTGTACAGCCATTCACGATAGCAGAAACTGCCCATGCAGTATCGATGTCGATAGGCATGGTAGCACTCGAAGGTTATATCGGTGATGGTGCCGAACCGCTGAAAGATGCGAGTATCGCCTTGAAGCGTACCAAGATACACCAGCGCGGCAGTTGCACCTTGTTTACCCGCTCGATGGGTATAGAAATACGCGAACGCGCCACCCTGATGCAGCATTTGCACAAGGCCTTTGATGCCGAGCGCCTGTTCCTCATGTATCAGCCGCAAATCGATCTGGAGACTGGCAAATTCACCGGGCTGGAAGCACTGATACGCTGGCGCAATGATGATGGCGTGCTGATACCACCGAATGATTTTATTCCGCTCGCAGAATATTCCGGCCTCATCATCAGCCTCGGTGCCTGGGTATTGCGTACCGCCTGTTTCATGATGGTCAGGCTGCAAAAGGCCGGGATTGCGCCGCAACGCATGGGAGTGAATGTCTCGGTCGTGCAATTCCGCCAGGACGAATTTATCGCCATCGTTGAGTCAGCATTGAAGGATACTGGCTTGCAGCCAGAAAACCTGGAACTGGAAATTACGGAATCAGTCACGATGGCCAGCGCCATCCTGTTTGAAAGCAAACTCGCCAGTTTGAAAAAACTGGGCATCAAAATTGCCATTGACGATTTTGGCACCGGCTTTTCTTCGCTGAGTTACCTGGACAAATTACCGGTCGACAGGCTGAAGATAGACCGCGCCTTCGTCAACCAGATCGACACGCCCGAAGGGCCGCGTATCGCCGAACTGATTACCCAGCTAGGTAAGAAACTCGGCCTGCAAGTGATTGCAGAAGGGGTGGAGCATGAGGCTCACTGGAAGACATTGGCAGCGATGGGTTGCCATGAAGGACAGGGCTTTTACATAGGCCGCCCTATGCTGGAAGAAAATCTCATCAGCTGGATCAATCTCAGAAAATAA
- a CDS encoding Spy/CpxP family protein refolding chaperone — MKTLQRKFCMALAVISLGVVSAGSALAQSSAPAPASAHAGHGQPPGDPAKWAEKMKERMAKHQAELHDKLKITAAQEPAWKTFIDAMNPGTMPARPDRKEMEKLTTPERMEKGLEKMKEHLAKMQTRLTALKTFYAVLTPEQQKIFDESHRRMASHMRERMGKSMGEHGPEHKMGDRPAMMDKK, encoded by the coding sequence ATGAAAACCTTACAAAGAAAATTCTGCATGGCTCTGGCAGTAATCAGTCTCGGTGTTGTCAGTGCAGGCAGCGCCCTGGCGCAATCTTCTGCACCGGCTCCTGCCTCTGCCCATGCTGGCCATGGCCAGCCACCTGGTGATCCTGCCAAATGGGCAGAAAAAATGAAAGAGCGCATGGCCAAGCACCAGGCTGAACTGCATGACAAATTGAAGATCACTGCTGCGCAAGAACCAGCCTGGAAAACCTTCATTGATGCCATGAATCCAGGCACCATGCCAGCCCGTCCTGACCGCAAGGAAATGGAAAAACTGACGACGCCAGAGCGTATGGAAAAAGGCCTGGAAAAAATGAAAGAGCATCTGGCGAAAATGCAAACGCGCCTGACCGCCCTGAAAACTTTCTATGCCGTGCTGACACCTGAGCAGCAAAAGATTTTTGATGAAAGCCACCGCCGTATGGCATCGCATATGCGTGAACGCATGGGTAAGTCCATGGGTGAACATGGCCCTGAGCATAAAATGGGCGATCGTCCGGCAATGATGGACAAGAAGTAA
- a CDS encoding response regulator: protein MDTPNKILIVDDDRDIRNLLADYLDNNGYSTIMAAEGNAMWAALQNHQVDLVVLDLNLPGDDGLTLCRTLRSKSTLPVIMLTARGEPLDRILGLEMGADDYLPKPFEPRELLARIRSVLRRTQTNANTHSGEALQKLKFAGWTLDLTARHLISPDGMVVSLSGAEFRMLNIFLEHPNRVLNRDQLLNMTHGRDADPFDRSIDIQISRLRQKLREDARSPQIIKTVRNGGYVLAVTVVVEQDA, encoded by the coding sequence ATGGACACACCAAATAAAATTCTCATCGTTGATGATGATCGCGACATCCGCAACTTGTTGGCTGATTATCTGGATAATAATGGCTATAGCACCATCATGGCTGCCGAAGGCAATGCCATGTGGGCTGCGCTGCAAAATCACCAGGTTGATCTGGTCGTACTGGACCTGAACCTGCCCGGTGACGATGGCCTGACGCTCTGTCGCACGCTGCGCAGCAAATCGACTTTGCCGGTCATCATGCTGACTGCGCGTGGCGAGCCGCTGGACCGCATCCTGGGCCTGGAGATGGGCGCAGATGATTACCTGCCCAAGCCTTTTGAGCCACGCGAATTGCTGGCCCGCATACGCAGCGTATTGCGCCGCACCCAGACCAATGCCAACACACATTCTGGTGAGGCCTTGCAAAAACTTAAATTTGCGGGCTGGACCCTGGACCTAACGGCACGCCACCTGATCAGCCCTGACGGCATGGTGGTGTCCTTGTCGGGTGCAGAATTCCGCATGCTGAATATCTTCCTCGAGCACCCCAACCGCGTACTGAACCGTGACCAGTTGCTGAACATGACGCATGGCCGCGATGCCGACCCGTTTGACCGCTCCATTGATATTCAGATCAGCCGCTTGCGGCAAAAACTGCGCGAAGATGCGCGTTCACCTCAGATTATCAAAACCGTCAGGAACGGTGGCTATGTACTGGCCGTGACTGTCGTCGTGGAGCAAGATGCATGA